A single genomic interval of Fibrobacter sp. UWB4 harbors:
- a CDS encoding P-loop NTPase fold protein, whose translation MKKSKLLRKIACTIFLTTALSFIIFFSLNINFVQYLGISIPLILFLLTKYFYKGNIYWGGFVSLIALTNLGVFLFEKFLKGFWICFDFIDFIFIIYTSLNFIMLCLFISSHFFKHAKFTIPKEKLFSERKYELERIKIMLINHNIIGINAQWGDGKTFLFKRLEKDLKDKYIFLTIKVLSVTIDSVEKFILNEINYQLENESIFSITSSKIKWLLSQPALYNVGDVFLSASSYTRSFEYIKKDIQKIGKPIVISFEDIDRIESKEILFKIFSIVDMLSCDYVKFVYQYEENQLLRILGTNKLYLEKYIPYTTSLAPISFEKNIQFFCKNEKYSNLEKDIFNFFSYTIIIPDIISKRIQIETLDKLEIPAFSIRKMQIFLEEVNSSIKKDSFKSLKKSKQSIIIFYYIKHFCYSIYQKIDLSSNFLEAEIFEYDNKMYSLKSFLNIEQKSEILWNNSNNKLALKILILLGYNFKSLVDSLEIKENTNRKKNIDDFFKNVDERENNDKINRMIKNLYAAGKSEYTNYEKFVIEMDKSVLGVSPQSQKSKFKKLYKKMYYGKDMERDNRTIYRFLIPELFDTFQAFEIYESNPVNWIKLIDFYFQQEEIAEISPDFIRILNYCNISNKSVYLHILNKFNNLKIIRHLKDDKNYLKFLDKYLSAISALQYVDTREVSWLQADYNDWNVVKKYVFDELKKKLTDFANKTPIEGTKNEVILMIAFIDKNIQIIESTKKAENKTYDTQSSHDKQPHYHKQIKYFEEEKLSSDEIKKELNEGYERGLYKPYEVNEIWDYFQKKQNK comes from the coding sequence ATGAAGAAATCAAAACTTTTAAGAAAGATTGCATGCACAATATTTCTCACAACAGCATTATCTTTTATCATATTTTTTTCTCTAAATATTAACTTTGTTCAATATCTAGGAATTTCCATTCCATTAATTTTATTTCTATTGACAAAATATTTCTATAAAGGAAATATTTACTGGGGAGGCTTTGTTAGTTTAATAGCTTTAACAAATCTAGGAGTATTTCTGTTTGAAAAATTCCTAAAAGGTTTTTGGATTTGCTTTGATTTTATTGATTTTATTTTCATTATATACACCTCACTCAACTTCATAATGTTGTGTTTATTTATTTCATCACATTTTTTCAAACATGCCAAATTTACAATCCCTAAAGAAAAACTTTTTTCTGAACGAAAATACGAATTAGAACGAATCAAAATAATGCTCATAAATCACAATATTATTGGAATAAATGCACAATGGGGAGATGGAAAAACTTTCTTATTTAAACGATTGGAAAAAGATCTTAAAGACAAATACATATTTCTCACAATCAAAGTCCTTTCAGTAACAATAGATTCCGTTGAAAAATTCATTTTAAACGAAATCAATTATCAATTAGAAAACGAATCTATTTTTTCAATCACATCTTCTAAAATAAAATGGCTATTATCTCAGCCCGCATTATATAATGTTGGCGATGTATTTTTATCAGCAAGTTCATATACAAGGTCATTTGAATATATAAAAAAAGATATTCAAAAAATCGGAAAACCGATTGTAATATCTTTTGAAGATATTGATAGAATAGAAAGCAAAGAAATCCTATTCAAAATTTTTTCCATTGTAGATATGCTTTCTTGCGACTATGTAAAATTTGTATATCAATATGAAGAAAATCAATTGCTTAGAATTCTTGGAACAAACAAACTTTATCTAGAAAAATACATTCCCTATACAACATCTTTAGCCCCCATTTCCTTTGAAAAAAACATTCAATTCTTTTGTAAAAATGAAAAATACTCAAATTTAGAAAAAGACATTTTCAATTTTTTTTCTTACACAATAATTATTCCTGACATAATTTCAAAACGAATACAAATTGAAACTCTCGACAAGCTTGAAATCCCCGCTTTTTCCATTAGAAAAATGCAAATTTTCTTAGAAGAAGTCAATTCATCTATTAAGAAAGACTCTTTTAAGTCCTTAAAAAAATCCAAACAGTCTATAATAATATTCTATTACATTAAACATTTCTGTTACTCCATATATCAAAAGATTGATCTATCAAGCAACTTTTTGGAAGCTGAAATTTTCGAGTACGACAATAAAATGTATTCATTAAAATCATTTTTAAACATTGAACAGAAATCAGAAATTCTTTGGAATAATTCAAACAACAAACTAGCATTAAAAATTCTTATTTTGCTAGGTTATAATTTTAAATCACTTGTAGATTCTTTGGAAATTAAGGAAAATACGAATCGTAAAAAAAACATTGACGATTTTTTCAAAAATGTTGATGAAAGAGAAAACAACGACAAGATCAATCGAATGATTAAAAATTTATATGCAGCCGGCAAATCAGAATATACAAATTACGAAAAATTTGTAATAGAAATGGACAAAAGTGTTTTAGGAGTTTCACCACAATCGCAAAAATCTAAATTTAAAAAACTTTACAAAAAAATGTATTACGGGAAAGACATGGAAAGAGATAATCGTACCATTTATCGATTTCTAATTCCTGAATTATTTGACACATTCCAAGCTTTTGAAATATACGAGAGCAATCCAGTAAATTGGATAAAACTTATTGATTTTTATTTCCAGCAAGAAGAAATTGCTGAAATTTCTCCTGATTTTATAAGGATTCTCAACTACTGTAACATATCAAATAAAAGCGTATATTTGCATATATTAAATAAATTCAATAATTTAAAAATCATAAGGCATTTAAAAGATGACAAAAATTATTTAAAATTTTTAGACAAATATCTTTCAGCAATTTCAGCTTTACAATATGTTGATACCCGTGAGGTTTCATGGCTACAAGCTGATTATAATGATTGGAACGTTGTAAAAAAGTATGTTTTTGATGAATTAAAAAAGAAACTAACTGATTTTGCAAACAAAACCCCTATAGAGGGGACTAAAAATGAAGTCATTTTGATGATTGCCTTTATTGACAAAAATATTCAGATTATTGAAAGCACAAAAAAAGCAGAGAACAAAACATACGATACACAATCATCGCATGATAAACAGCCTCATTACCATAAACAAATTAAATATTTCGAAGAAGAAAAATTGTCTTCTGATGAAATAAAAAAAGAACTTAATGAAGGATATGAAAGAGGTTTGTATAAGCCCTACGAGGTTAACGAAATATGGGACTACTTCCAAAAAAAACAAAATAAATAA
- a CDS encoding Rpn family recombination-promoting nuclease/putative transposase yields MDCSQHYKMLKDMEKDPKNLAKYQKMYKYAYLLSDGVFKIVFTEEKSHSLLISLLNAMLDLHGGDAIGEISLEMQEFPGIFNKKNCIVDIIGTTNAGEKVLVEIQQQKDKFFKDRVEYYVSRVIENQVHKSEKFELPHIYFLGLLDFELFPEEEHEYIHHVDEMCHGKKFFPKIQKVFVEIEKFFKLEKLGFTKDDESDAAQWLRAIRVVIKEEPAPEKIMQNETFRRLLESVKLINFAEELFNCEVKKMTDVMAERENAFAEGKEEGRVAGFAEGRAEGFAEGASTERTKADQEKRQMAKSLKEQNVDVSIIAKSTGFSEEEIRSL; encoded by the coding sequence ATGGATTGTTCTCAGCACTATAAAATGCTTAAGGATATGGAAAAGGATCCGAAGAACCTTGCCAAGTATCAAAAAATGTACAAATACGCTTATCTTTTGAGTGATGGCGTTTTCAAGATTGTATTCACGGAGGAAAAGTCACATTCGCTTCTCATTTCGCTGTTGAATGCGATGCTTGACTTGCATGGTGGTGATGCCATCGGGGAAATTTCGCTGGAAATGCAGGAATTCCCGGGTATTTTCAATAAGAAAAATTGTATTGTCGATATCATTGGCACGACCAATGCTGGCGAAAAGGTTCTTGTTGAAATTCAACAGCAAAAGGACAAGTTTTTCAAGGATCGCGTAGAATACTATGTATCTCGTGTTATTGAAAATCAGGTTCATAAGAGCGAAAAATTTGAATTGCCACATATCTATTTTCTTGGACTTCTGGATTTTGAACTTTTCCCAGAAGAAGAACATGAATACATCCATCATGTCGATGAAATGTGTCATGGCAAGAAGTTCTTCCCAAAGATTCAGAAGGTTTTCGTGGAAATTGAAAAGTTCTTCAAGCTTGAAAAGTTGGGTTTTACTAAGGATGATGAGTCTGATGCTGCTCAGTGGCTCCGTGCTATCAGGGTTGTTATCAAGGAAGAACCTGCTCCTGAAAAAATTATGCAGAATGAAACGTTTAGGCGGTTGCTTGAATCGGTGAAATTGATTAATTTTGCAGAAGAGCTTTTCAACTGCGAGGTAAAGAAAATGACGGATGTGATGGCTGAACGCGAAAACGCTTTTGCCGAAGGCAAGGAAGAAGGCCGTGTCGCTGGTTTCGCCGAAGGTAGGGCGGAAGGCTTTGCGGAAGGGGCTTCTACCGAGCGGACGAAAGCGGATCAGGAAAAACGCCAAATGGCGAAAAGTCTCAAGGAACAGAATGTCGATGTTTCTATAATCGCTAAATCGACTGGTTTTTCTGAAGAGGAAATTCGCAGTTTATAG
- a CDS encoding GGDEF domain-containing protein, which produces MDMQLTFEDVASALSLDYECVFFVDNETNQYAMFAFRGKHTKLELTDTRDFWADTKVNMEAVVYPEDKQSFSEHINRETLLKAIQNDNVFDFKYRLLVEGEPVWFQMKAVLGRSQGREYLIIGVNNIDVQERERLELEQKASKSKIYGQIVMALAERYDALYMVDLVTDHFAQYKSERLFCELSITAEGDDFFNQLKKDAMQVIYKDDVPLLTAALERETFLRELDEHGVFSLTYRLNSPTGPMYVNLVAVYADKNHVVISVSNVDAQVRREQRIREEASANYEKALRDDLTGIRNKNAYGEFEKELDQQIKCGKDIEFAIALCDVNGLKTVNDTHGHKTGDMYIREAAKLICETFKHSPVFRVGGDEFVVVLRGSDFSNREELSQKFYETVKRNAEDDKVVVACGIAVYDKAHDKNTAAIFERADAMMYRNKMSLKGGRDEIINTIIRTIGARMNI; this is translated from the coding sequence ATGGATATGCAATTGACTTTTGAAGATGTTGCATCTGCACTTTCGCTTGATTACGAGTGCGTGTTTTTTGTCGATAACGAGACGAATCAGTACGCCATGTTCGCATTCCGTGGCAAGCATACCAAGCTGGAGCTGACCGATACGCGAGATTTCTGGGCGGATACGAAGGTCAATATGGAAGCTGTCGTCTATCCCGAAGATAAACAGTCGTTCTCGGAGCATATTAATCGCGAAACGCTTTTGAAAGCGATCCAAAATGATAACGTTTTTGATTTTAAGTACCGTCTGTTGGTGGAGGGGGAGCCTGTCTGGTTTCAGATGAAGGCTGTCCTTGGACGATCGCAGGGGCGTGAGTATTTGATCATCGGTGTGAACAACATCGACGTGCAGGAACGCGAACGCTTGGAACTGGAGCAGAAGGCGTCCAAGAGCAAAATTTACGGACAAATTGTGATGGCTCTTGCCGAACGCTACGATGCTCTGTACATGGTGGATTTGGTGACGGACCATTTTGCCCAGTACAAGAGCGAACGATTGTTCTGCGAGTTGAGTATCACGGCTGAAGGCGACGACTTCTTCAATCAGCTGAAGAAAGATGCCATGCAGGTTATCTATAAAGACGATGTTCCGCTACTTACTGCGGCCTTGGAGCGCGAAACTTTCTTGCGGGAACTCGATGAGCATGGTGTGTTCTCGTTAACGTACCGACTGAATAGCCCGACGGGTCCGATGTACGTGAATTTGGTGGCGGTCTATGCAGACAAGAATCATGTTGTTATCAGCGTGAGCAATGTCGATGCCCAGGTGCGCCGCGAACAGAGAATCAGGGAAGAGGCGAGCGCCAATTACGAAAAGGCACTTCGCGATGACTTGACTGGAATCAGGAACAAGAACGCTTATGGTGAATTCGAAAAGGAATTGGATCAGCAAATCAAGTGCGGTAAGGATATCGAATTTGCTATTGCCCTCTGTGATGTAAACGGTCTCAAGACTGTAAACGACACGCATGGCCACAAGACGGGTGATATGTATATCAGGGAGGCCGCAAAGCTTATTTGCGAAACCTTCAAGCATAGCCCCGTATTCCGAGTGGGCGGTGATGAATTTGTGGTTGTTCTGCGAGGTTCCGATTTCAGTAACCGGGAAGAGCTATCACAGAAATTTTATGAAACCGTAAAGCGCAATGCCGAAGATGACAAGGTTGTTGTTGCTTGCGGCATTGCCGTTTACGATAAGGCTCACGACAAGAACACTGCTGCCATATTTGAACGCGCCGACGCCATGATGTACAGGAACAAGATGTCCCTCAAAGGCGGGCGCGATGAAATCATCAATACGATTATCAGAACTATCGGCGCGAGAATGAATATCTAG
- a CDS encoding alpha/beta fold hydrolase translates to MNIFKKRTKLSTIILASLLSLSACSDDDSNSVAPSTSEEHEHHATDEHSGSGETHSGAADEHSGHATESGDHKSASSGLTLGEENIKDCIIFLQDTTIDGVLTVNASTPGATVLKNVKVTGNLLIKRSGRVDFSGSADVVHVGSSNTDVYAFEDNAKVNGHHFMGKNNTFTSTRFSDYQKVDWTEKAAHLSTGIHLAYTVTGDEKGTPVILIHGLTDGRVSWSQVAPALAKKGYRVYVPELRGNGKTDKPIEESAYAVKELTHDIAAFIDKLELKKPHIVGHSFGSFIAQELAVSHADKIGSITLIGSAAAVDKKNSTVDWLVNGSDDKSFDGVFAYDSIQKLPETFFEKWGNSTNPDKDFQTAYLEHLKQVPYYAWKFLVKSFVAVDNAKRLSSITSDVQIIWGTKDAIFDKKSQEALQNGLSKAKKVVFREVKDADHNTHWGSKAAVETVTDYIDNFIKGDK, encoded by the coding sequence ATGAATATCTTTAAAAAACGTACGAAACTTTCGACTATTATTTTAGCATCGCTCCTTTCTCTTTCTGCATGTTCTGATGATGATTCAAATTCTGTCGCTCCATCAACCTCTGAAGAACATGAACATCATGCTACAGATGAACACTCCGGTTCTGGCGAAACGCATTCCGGTGCTGCCGATGAACATTCTGGTCATGCTACGGAATCTGGTGACCACAAATCTGCATCAAGCGGCTTGACGCTTGGCGAAGAAAATATTAAAGACTGCATCATCTTCTTGCAAGATACGACGATTGATGGCGTGTTGACGGTGAATGCTTCAACGCCGGGCGCAACAGTGCTTAAAAACGTCAAGGTCACGGGCAATTTGCTAATCAAGCGCTCGGGCCGTGTCGATTTTTCGGGCAGTGCCGATGTGGTTCACGTGGGTAGCAGCAATACGGATGTCTACGCTTTTGAAGACAACGCAAAGGTGAATGGTCATCATTTTATGGGCAAGAACAATACCTTTACGAGCACGAGGTTTTCGGATTATCAAAAAGTTGATTGGACCGAAAAGGCTGCGCATTTGTCTACAGGAATCCACTTGGCTTATACGGTTACGGGTGACGAAAAGGGAACTCCTGTCATTTTGATTCATGGGCTTACGGATGGTCGTGTTTCGTGGTCGCAGGTGGCGCCGGCGCTTGCAAAGAAGGGCTACCGCGTTTATGTTCCGGAACTCCGCGGTAACGGAAAGACGGACAAGCCTATTGAAGAATCCGCTTATGCGGTCAAGGAATTGACTCACGATATTGCAGCCTTTATTGACAAACTAGAACTGAAGAAACCGCATATTGTGGGGCATTCTTTTGGTTCGTTTATTGCTCAGGAATTGGCTGTTTCGCATGCGGATAAAATCGGTTCCATTACATTGATCGGTTCTGCTGCCGCTGTCGATAAGAAAAATTCTACTGTAGATTGGCTTGTGAACGGCTCGGACGATAAGTCGTTCGATGGCGTTTTCGCTTACGATTCCATACAAAAGCTTCCTGAAACGTTCTTTGAAAAGTGGGGCAACAGCACGAATCCGGATAAGGATTTCCAGACGGCTTATTTGGAACATTTAAAACAGGTTCCGTATTACGCATGGAAATTCCTTGTCAAGAGCTTTGTTGCCGTTGACAACGCAAAGCGCCTTTCTTCGATTACATCGGATGTCCAGATTATCTGGGGTACAAAGGACGCTATATTCGATAAAAAGTCGCAGGAAGCGTTGCAGAATGGCCTTTCTAAGGCAAAGAAAGTCGTGTTCCGTGAAGTCAAAGATGCGGACCATAATACACATTGGGGCTCCAAAGCTGCTGTAGAAACTGTGACGGACTACATCGACAACTTTATCAAAGGCGACAAGTAA
- a CDS encoding MetQ/NlpA family ABC transporter substrate-binding protein gives MKKILLLCILLSSFAMARFDCCARKRATIKKQETSLTFSVGVVRDEDESLLKKASSSLAKESITLQIKKWDTQEHANEALAKGFVDGLYIDSLWFNSDSDKKEVLLRLKKEIGK, from the coding sequence ATGAAAAAGATTCTATTGCTCTGTATTTTGCTGAGTTCCTTTGCAATGGCCCGTTTTGACTGCTGTGCGCGAAAGCGTGCAACTATTAAAAAACAAGAAACTTCATTGACTTTTTCGGTGGGAGTGGTCCGTGATGAAGATGAGTCCCTGCTGAAGAAGGCTTCATCTTCGCTTGCCAAGGAATCTATCACATTACAGATAAAAAAGTGGGATACTCAGGAGCATGCCAACGAGGCGCTTGCCAAGGGCTTTGTGGATGGCCTGTATATCGATAGTCTTTGGTTTAACTCGGATTCCGATAAGAAAGAAGTTCTCTTGAGGCTGAAAAAAGAAATAGGAAAGTAA
- a CDS encoding sodium:alanine symporter family protein gives MSNPLHPIVSALNTALYDFYIVPLFLIVAGVFLSVRLGFPQVRYLIETFRVTREKPLHKHGISSFAALMVSTASRVGTGNIVGVSSAVCLGGPGAIFWMWVIAILGAASAFVESTLAQIYKRHDDVTGHSYGGPSYYIQTALGKRWLGVLFSGFVLLTYIVGYNLLASYNIQDSLTGYKFYDQASTPFIVGFILAALFALCIWEGAKKISTITSYLVPFMGTIYVIVAFGIIIYNISNVPAMFGTIFKNAFSFDAGFGGFAGSCIMYGIKRGLYSNEAGMGSAPNASASASVSHPVKQGLVQSLSVFIDTLLICSATALMCLSTNIEPSKDISGIIYVQKSLASVLGSNGAIFITFSMCLFGYTTLIGNYYYTEGCLRFILNRRPTKKIRNVFKTIATAIVFLGATSSASFAWDSADLCQGLMVLVNIPVILILSPIAIKALKNYTDQKKKGLEPVYIAKECGVEQPTDYWNEGQKL, from the coding sequence ATGTCAAACCCCTTACATCCCATTGTTTCGGCGCTTAACACCGCCCTTTACGATTTCTACATAGTCCCGCTATTTTTGATTGTAGCCGGGGTATTTCTTTCCGTTCGCTTGGGATTTCCGCAAGTCCGCTACCTGATTGAAACATTCCGCGTTACTCGCGAAAAGCCATTGCACAAGCACGGAATTTCGTCATTTGCGGCATTGATGGTTTCGACAGCCTCCCGCGTCGGCACCGGAAACATCGTCGGCGTATCTTCGGCCGTTTGCCTCGGCGGCCCGGGCGCCATTTTCTGGATGTGGGTCATTGCCATCCTCGGCGCTGCCTCCGCATTCGTAGAATCTACCCTCGCCCAGATTTACAAGCGCCACGACGATGTCACGGGACACTCCTACGGCGGACCGTCCTATTACATTCAGACTGCACTCGGCAAGCGCTGGCTCGGCGTTCTCTTCTCGGGCTTTGTGCTCCTCACCTATATCGTGGGCTACAACCTGCTCGCCTCATACAACATTCAAGACTCCCTCACCGGATACAAATTCTACGATCAGGCATCCACACCGTTCATCGTCGGATTCATTTTAGCCGCCCTCTTCGCTCTTTGCATTTGGGAAGGCGCTAAGAAAATTTCCACCATCACAAGTTACCTCGTCCCCTTCATGGGAACTATCTACGTCATCGTCGCCTTCGGCATTATCATATACAACATCTCAAATGTTCCCGCCATGTTCGGCACGATTTTCAAGAACGCATTCTCGTTTGACGCAGGATTCGGCGGCTTCGCCGGAAGCTGCATCATGTACGGCATCAAGCGCGGCCTCTACTCCAACGAAGCAGGTATGGGTTCCGCCCCGAACGCGAGCGCAAGCGCAAGCGTCTCGCACCCCGTCAAGCAAGGCCTCGTGCAATCGCTTTCCGTATTCATCGACACACTTCTCATCTGCTCCGCCACAGCCCTCATGTGCCTCTCGACCAACATCGAACCCAGCAAGGACATTTCGGGAATCATTTACGTACAAAAGTCTCTCGCCTCCGTCCTCGGCAGCAACGGCGCCATCTTCATCACATTCTCCATGTGCCTCTTTGGCTACACCACACTCATCGGGAACTACTACTACACCGAAGGCTGCCTCCGCTTCATCTTGAACAGACGCCCCACCAAGAAAATCCGCAACGTATTCAAGACCATCGCGACCGCCATCGTCTTCTTAGGCGCCACCTCCAGCGCATCGTTCGCCTGGGACAGCGCAGACCTTTGCCAAGGCCTCATGGTCCTCGTGAACATCCCCGTCATCTTGATACTCTCGCCAATTGCCATCAAGGCACTCAAGAACTACACCGACCAAAAGAAGAAAGGCCTCGAACCCGTCTACATCGCAAAAGAATGCGGCGTCGAGCAACCCACCGATTACTGGAACGAAGGTCAGAAGCTGTAA
- a CDS encoding pyridoxal phosphate-dependent aminotransferase: MQPLSKRTETFTDSVIRRMTRIANACGAINLSQGFPDFDPPEALTKRLSEVALTGPHQYAITFGAQNFREALSDKQFHFSGLRYDPQKEIVITCGSTEAMMASMMSVCNPGDKVVLFSPFYENYSADTILCGATPVYVPLSPVDLSFDANVLESAMAQPGVKALVLCNPANPSGKVFTHEELSIIASLAIKYDLYVITDEVYEHIVFAPHRHTYIATLPGMFERTIECSSLSKTYSITGWRLGYVLAAEPVMERIKKVHDFLTVGAAAPLMEAAVTALRFDDSYYTGLQAHYTHMKDVFTSGLRNLGLRFTEPQGAYFVLVDTSEFGYEGDEQFCIDMAQKVGVAAVPGSSFFREPVDHLVRLHFAKKDETLYEALNRLENLYKLKR, encoded by the coding sequence ATGCAACCGTTAAGTAAACGTACTGAAACTTTTACCGATTCCGTTATCCGCCGAATGACCCGTATTGCCAATGCTTGCGGGGCTATTAACCTGTCGCAGGGATTTCCTGATTTTGACCCGCCTGAGGCGCTCACGAAGCGTCTTTCGGAGGTGGCATTGACGGGTCCGCACCAGTATGCGATTACTTTTGGCGCGCAGAATTTCCGCGAGGCGCTGAGCGACAAGCAGTTCCATTTTAGCGGGCTGCGTTACGATCCGCAAAAAGAGATAGTGATTACATGCGGCAGTACCGAAGCGATGATGGCTTCGATGATGTCGGTCTGCAATCCGGGCGATAAGGTGGTTTTGTTCTCGCCGTTTTACGAGAACTATTCCGCGGATACGATTTTGTGCGGGGCGACTCCTGTCTATGTGCCGCTTTCGCCTGTTGACTTGAGTTTTGATGCGAATGTGCTTGAAAGTGCGATGGCGCAACCTGGCGTGAAGGCGCTAGTGCTTTGCAATCCAGCAAATCCGAGTGGTAAAGTCTTTACGCACGAAGAGCTTTCGATCATCGCATCGCTTGCAATCAAGTACGACTTGTATGTGATTACGGATGAGGTTTACGAGCATATTGTTTTTGCTCCGCATCGCCATACTTACATTGCAACGCTCCCGGGAATGTTCGAACGCACGATTGAATGTAGCAGCTTGAGCAAGACTTACTCGATTACGGGCTGGCGTTTGGGCTACGTACTTGCGGCAGAACCGGTTATGGAACGCATCAAGAAGGTTCATGACTTTTTGACGGTGGGGGCTGCGGCTCCGTTGATGGAAGCGGCAGTGACGGCGCTCCGTTTTGATGATTCGTATTATACGGGCTTGCAAGCGCATTACACGCACATGAAGGATGTGTTTACAAGCGGACTCCGCAATCTCGGTTTGCGTTTTACAGAACCGCAGGGCGCTTATTTTGTACTCGTTGATACTAGCGAGTTCGGGTATGAAGGAGATGAACAATTCTGCATTGATATGGCGCAGAAGGTGGGTGTCGCGGCAGTGCCTGGCTCAAGCTTCTTCCGTGAACCGGTGGACCATCTTGTTCGCCTGCATTTTGCAAAGAAAGACGAAACGCTCTACGAAGCGCTCAACCGTTTGGAAAATTTGTACAAACTCAAACGGTAA
- the ffh gene encoding signal recognition particle protein: MFSQLTDSLENTLKNLRGQGKLTEENVAESLREVRRAFLAADVNFNVTRDFVKSVKEKSMGAEVLNSVTPGQQIVKIIHDELVAVMGGETKEINLSAPSPVGIMMVGLQGSGKTTFAGKIALWMRSKKKRKPLLVAADVYRPAAIKQLQVLGKSIGVPVYDEGQGNPVEIIKHGYQYAKDNGFDLVIYDTAGRLQIDEELMQELEKARDAVHPDEILFVADAMIGQEAVNVAETFWNRLNFTGVCLSKMDGDTRGGAALSIKKMTGVPICFIGVGEKLNEIDLFHPDRMASRILGMGDVVSLVEKAQQVIDEKDAKDLKKKILNNTFDLNDFLKQLRTIKKLGRIKDILSLIPGLNKLPLDQIDEKQLVYVEAVLSSMTPKERKKPQIIDGSRKARIAKGSGTDAARVNAVLKQYESMKEMFKKVGDFAKRQNNGGTIGSNYTPPKDKNKKKKR; the protein is encoded by the coding sequence ATGTTTTCACAGCTGACTGATTCTCTAGAAAATACTCTCAAGAACCTGCGTGGGCAGGGCAAACTTACCGAAGAAAATGTGGCGGAATCGCTGCGTGAGGTGCGTCGTGCATTCCTCGCTGCCGACGTGAACTTCAACGTGACTCGCGACTTCGTCAAGTCCGTCAAGGAAAAGTCCATGGGCGCCGAGGTGCTCAATTCCGTGACCCCGGGTCAGCAGATTGTGAAGATTATCCATGACGAGCTTGTGGCCGTCATGGGTGGCGAAACTAAGGAAATCAACCTCTCCGCACCATCTCCGGTGGGCATCATGATGGTGGGTCTGCAGGGTTCAGGTAAGACGACTTTCGCAGGCAAGATCGCTCTCTGGATGCGCAGCAAGAAGAAGCGTAAACCGCTTCTCGTCGCCGCTGACGTTTACCGCCCGGCCGCTATCAAGCAGTTGCAGGTGCTCGGCAAGTCCATCGGCGTTCCGGTTTATGACGAAGGCCAGGGCAATCCGGTCGAAATCATCAAGCATGGTTACCAGTACGCCAAGGACAACGGTTTTGACCTCGTGATTTACGATACGGCAGGACGTTTGCAGATTGACGAAGAGTTGATGCAGGAACTCGAAAAGGCTCGCGATGCCGTGCATCCGGACGAAATTTTGTTCGTCGCCGATGCCATGATCGGTCAGGAAGCGGTGAATGTCGCCGAAACGTTCTGGAACCGTCTGAACTTCACGGGCGTCTGCCTCTCGAAGATGGATGGCGATACCCGTGGCGGTGCTGCCCTCAGCATCAAGAAGATGACGGGTGTGCCTATATGCTTTATCGGTGTTGGCGAAAAGCTGAACGAAATAGACCTTTTCCACCCGGACCGCATGGCAAGCCGAATCCTCGGCATGGGCGACGTGGTGAGCCTCGTGGAAAAAGCACAGCAGGTCATCGACGAAAAGGACGCGAAGGACCTCAAGAAAAAGATTCTCAATAACACGTTCGACTTGAACGATTTCTTGAAGCAACTCCGCACGATCAAGAAGCTCGGCCGCATCAAGGACATTTTGAGCCTCATCCCGGGTCTCAACAAACTCCCGCTTGACCAGATTGACGAAAAGCAGTTGGTCTATGTGGAAGCGGTGCTCAGCTCCATGACGCCGAAGGAACGCAAGAAGCCGCAGATTATCGACGGTAGCCGCAAGGCCCGTATCGCAAAGGGTTCCGGCACGGATGCCGCCCGCGTGAACGCAGTCCTCAAGCAGTACGAAAGCATGAAGGAAATGTTCAAGAAGGTCGGCGATTTCGCCAAGCGCCAAAACAACGGCGGTACGATCGGTTCGAACTACACCCCGCCTAAAGACAAGAACAAGAAAAAGAAGAGATAA